In the Acidobacteriota bacterium genome, TGGCGCGCTTCCTCAAAGAATCCGGCGTGGCCGACAACGTGCGCGGCTTTAATGGCTCAGGCTTTATCGGCGCAGACTTCGATGGTTTTCATGACGACGAAGAGTTGCTCGAGCAGACCGGCAAGTTCCTGCGCGAGAGCTTGCCCATCGCTGGCTTTCAACCTGAAGTCTGGCAACCCGTCATCATTCGCGATTGGCGTGATGTGAAAGACATCGAAGCGAAATTGCAGCAAGGCGCGGCGGATAAATACAGCTACCGCGAACTGGACGATTACACCGACCTGATCGCGCGCACGCTGCAAGCCATCCCGCTGGTCTCGAAAGTGCGCCGCGCGGGCACGCTGAAAGAGCGCGTCTTTCTTGACTATTCGCAAGACCGCCTCGCCGCTTACGGCATTCAGACCAACGTGCTGCAACAACTGCTGGGCGCACGCAACATCACGACCTCCGGCGGCGTGCTCGAAATCGGCGACAAAAACTTAGGGATCAAACCTTCGGGCGAATTCAAAAGCGAACAGGAAATCGGCAACACGATCATCACCGCCACGGCGGAAGGCGCGCCCGTTTACGCGCGCGACCTGTTTGAAATCACGCGCGGTTACGAAGACCCGCCGCGCTATCTGAACTACTACACGGCGCGCGATGCCAGCAGCGGCCAATGGCAACGCACGCGCGCCATCACGCTGGCCGTTTCGATGCGCAAGGGCGAACAGATTGCCGCATTCGGTCAGGCCATTGATGAAACGCTGGCGACGCTGCAACTACGCTTGCCCGGCGATCTGGTGCTGGCGCGCACTTCCGACCAGCCCTTGCAGGTGAAAGAAAACGTCGGCCTCTTTACGCGCAGCCTCTGGGAAGCGGTCGTGCTGGTGGTGATGATCTGCCTGATCGGCTTCCGCGAATGGCGTTCGGCGGCGTTGGTGGCGGCCTCGATTCCGCTGACGCTGGCAATGACGTTTGGGATGATGCGGCTGCTGGGCTTGGACATTCAGCAAGTCTCGGTCGCCTCGCTCATCATCGCGCTGGGCTTGCTGGTGGATGATCCCGTCGTGGCGAACGATGCGATCAAACGCGAATTGGCAACAGGCACGCCGTCGCGCATCGCCGCCTGGCTGGGGCCAACCAAACTGGCGAAGGCGATCTTCTACGCGACGATCACCAACATCGTCGCCTACCTGCCCTTGCTGTTGGTCGAAGGGTTGCTGGGCGAATTCATTTACAGCTTGCCCGTCGTCATTGCCTGTTCGCTGGTCGCCTCGCGCATCGTCTCGATGACCTTTGTGCCGCTGCTCGCGTTTTACTTATTGAAACCGAGCACGAAACCCGAACGCAGTTTGGCCGAACAGAAACAGCGTGGCTTCACTGGCCTCTATTACCGCGTCGGCCTCTGGTCGCTCGAACATCGCTGGCTGGTGCTCGGCCTCTCGTTCGCGTTCCTGCTGTCTGGCGGCGTGCTCTTCAAACAACTGCGGCTGGATTTCTTCCCGAAGGATTTGTCGTATCTGTCGTACCTAGACGTGTACCTGCCCGAAGACGCGCCGCTGGCCTCGACCGACCGTATCGCCGCACGCGCCGAAGCGATCATTCGCCAAACGGCAGAGCAGTTCGGCAAAGACAATCCCGACAAAAACAAACAACCACGCGACGTGCTGGAATCGCTGACGACCTTTGTGGGCGGGGGCGGGCCGCGTTTCTGGTACTCGGTCGCGCCCGAACAGCCGCAACTCAACTACTCGCAAATCATCATCCAGGCCAAAGACAAGCGCGACACGGCGCGGCTGGTCGCCCCGCTGCAACGGGCGCTCGCGGCAAACATCCCCGGCGCGCGCATTGACGTGCGCCAACTCGAAATCGGGCGCTCCATCGCGCAACCCGTTCAGGTGCGCATCTCCGGCGAAGACATCCCAACGCTGCGCGCCTACGCCGAACAGGTCAAAGACATCTTCCGCGCCATCCCCAGCGCCGACCGCGTGCGCGACGATTGGGGCGCCGAAAGCTTCGTCGCCGATTTGCAGGTGGATGCCGACAAGGCCAACCTCGCCAACGTCACCAACCTGGATGTCGCCGTCTCTTCGGCAGGCGGCATCAACGGCCTGCAAGTCACGTCATTGCGCGAAGGCGAACAGACGATCCCGGTGGTCGCGCGTTTGCGCACCGACGAACGCGCGCGGCTGTCCGACCTGCAAAACCTCTATGTTTATTCGATGATGAGCGCGAACCGCGTGCCGTTGCGGCAAATTTCCAAGCTGGCTTACAAACTCGAAACGGCCAAGCTGATCCGCCGCAATCAATTCCGCACGATCACCGTCGCCTGCCTGCCCGTGCCCGGCGCGCTGCCCGGCGAAATCAACAAGGCCGCGCAGGAAAAGCTCGACGAATTCGCGCGCAACTTGCCGCCCGGTTACAAGCTGGAAATCGGCGGCGTGCAGGAACAGCGCGTCAAAGGCTTCAAATCGCTGGGCACGGTGATGGGCATTTCGGTGCTGGCGATCTTTCTGGCGCTGACGGTGCAATTCAAAAACGCAATCAAACCGCTGCTGGTCTTTTCGGCGATTCCGTTCGGTCTGGTTGGCGCACTGGGCGCGCTGGTCGTGATGCGCACGCCGTTCGGTTTCATGGCGTTTTTAGGCATCGCCTCGCTCATCGGCGTCATCGTCTCGCACGTCATCGTCCTCTTCGATTTTGTCGAAGAGCGGCGCGAAGAAGGCGAACCGTTGCGCGAGGCCTTGCTAGACGCAGGCATCGCGCGTTTGCGCCCGGTCTTCATCACGGTCGGCGCGACGGTCTTCGGCCTGTTCCCGCTGGCGTTGAATGGCGGGCCGCTGTGGGAAGGCCTGTGTTATGCGCAAATCGGCGGGCTGATTCTGGCGAATTATGTGACGAAGCTTTTGGTGCCGGCCCTGTATGCGATTTTTGTGTTGGATTTGAAGTTGATTCGGTGGGAGGAGCCGAAGGGCAGGAAAGAGGTTGGGGAAGTGATTGGCGTGCACGCGGTGCAGCCATAGTCGCCGTTATATTATTAGTTTGGCCGGTGCCCAACGATAATCCTTATGGTGTTATCAGGCATTCCAGCGTCCAAACTTCCGGGGGATTCGACGCCTAATGCTGTTAGTTCTTCTTGTAACGCCGCTCCAGCCTTTGGTGCGCTTGCTTGGTCTCTTGCTATGATGAGCACTCCTATTGGACTACTCCCTCCAGGTATGAACTGCCCGAAAGATTTTTGCGTCCATCCTACTTCTTCAAGAAGACTTTTTATTTGAAGTGCAAAACTATTGGCTTCCTTATCGCCTTGTACAGCAGACAAGTGGAAGTTAATTGGTGGCCATTGCCTCAATCGTTGAAGTAATCTTTGTCTTTGTGTGGGTGTAAAACTTCGTGCCGGTGGCGTCTGATTGATCGTCACATTGTCGCCAGTGTTTTGAACCGACCCAGGCGAGCTGATAATTGGGGAGTTCGTTATGCTTTTAGACGTTGGTGGTGGAGTGGGCGTACTTTTCGATTCATCAAGCAGTCGCTTTATTCCACGCGGAATTAACCTTGCAGAAGGCGTTTGTTTCAGTAACGGCGCTGGCGTTTCTGTCGGAATCGAAAGCGGGGAATTTACAGGAATGGGTGAGGCTTTTGATTCTTCCTTTCTTGACGATCTCTCTGTTCCCAAGACCGCCCAAACAAGAAGACCAAGACCTACGAGCAGGAGAACAAAAATCGAAACTCTTACTCGCACCCCATCTTTTCTGAAAAAGATGATGCCAATTACTGCAATCACTAAAATAGTTAGTGCGACAATCCCAAGTGGACTTTGCGAGGCTGCTTGGATGATTTTATCGGCGTATTTGAAGAATCCTTCCATTGCGTTCCGTTGTGTAAAGTATCAGGCCCCGGTTTACGGCAATTATAATGCGGCTACGCTCCCCTCACGCATCAGCTTCCGCAATGCTTCATTCACCGCTTCCGCCGTTGGGAACGCCTCGGCAACGTCAGGGGCCAACCTAATCAGCTTGCCAGCCAACATCCCGCGATACTCACGGCCTGCGGCTTTGGCGCGCCGGTGCAACTCGGCGAAATCGTATTCCGGCGCGATGTCATCAACCGGGTAATCTTCGTCTTCAATCAAGCGGACGGTAGGTTTCATAAGGCCTTCTTTCTTTCGGTGTCGCTGCTCTGGCGGTGATGATGCGGATGGTGTCGCCGCGTTCAGTGAAG is a window encoding:
- a CDS encoding efflux RND transporter permease subunit, encoding MQPNNDLQNTRNTARFFTEQRQLAWVFLVLTLVWGVYSYSAMPKRKDPEFQINVAVAICPWPGAGAEKIEQQVTRKLEEKLAQNARVEKVESISRNGVAVVYVTLLEGLKDIGKEFDDLNLKLNSIRDLPPGAGPIEFQKDFGDTAALMLTVASPRADRVLLTQRAQAVRAAIERARPKAGDRAALVIGLPTTIPPRRVQAAQDELARFLKESGVADNVRGFNGSGFIGADFDGFHDDEELLEQTGKFLRESLPIAGFQPEVWQPVIIRDWRDVKDIEAKLQQGAADKYSYRELDDYTDLIARTLQAIPLVSKVRRAGTLKERVFLDYSQDRLAAYGIQTNVLQQLLGARNITTSGGVLEIGDKNLGIKPSGEFKSEQEIGNTIITATAEGAPVYARDLFEITRGYEDPPRYLNYYTARDASSGQWQRTRAITLAVSMRKGEQIAAFGQAIDETLATLQLRLPGDLVLARTSDQPLQVKENVGLFTRSLWEAVVLVVMICLIGFREWRSAALVAASIPLTLAMTFGMMRLLGLDIQQVSVASLIIALGLLVDDPVVANDAIKRELATGTPSRIAAWLGPTKLAKAIFYATITNIVAYLPLLLVEGLLGEFIYSLPVVIACSLVASRIVSMTFVPLLAFYLLKPSTKPERSLAEQKQRGFTGLYYRVGLWSLEHRWLVLGLSFAFLLSGGVLFKQLRLDFFPKDLSYLSYLDVYLPEDAPLASTDRIAARAEAIIRQTAEQFGKDNPDKNKQPRDVLESLTTFVGGGGPRFWYSVAPEQPQLNYSQIIIQAKDKRDTARLVAPLQRALAANIPGARIDVRQLEIGRSIAQPVQVRISGEDIPTLRAYAEQVKDIFRAIPSADRVRDDWGAESFVADLQVDADKANLANVTNLDVAVSSAGGINGLQVTSLREGEQTIPVVARLRTDERARLSDLQNLYVYSMMSANRVPLRQISKLAYKLETAKLIRRNQFRTITVACLPVPGALPGEINKAAQEKLDEFARNLPPGYKLEIGGVQEQRVKGFKSLGTVMGISVLAIFLALTVQFKNAIKPLLVFSAIPFGLVGALGALVVMRTPFGFMAFLGIASLIGVIVSHVIVLFDFVEERREEGEPLREALLDAGIARLRPVFITVGATVFGLFPLALNGGPLWEGLCYAQIGGLILANYVTKLLVPALYAIFVLDLKLIRWEEPKGRKEVGEVIGVHAVQP